A segment of the Populus nigra chromosome 12, ddPopNigr1.1, whole genome shotgun sequence genome:
GGAATATATTCTCTCattctctaatattttttattttttttctcttgaaataGTAATCAGACTAGTTTTAAGACTTGAATTCAAAAATATAGACTTTTTAATGGCtatataaaacaattgtttataaattatttttttaacaaatgcactaatatatatatatttatatatatatataaaatcttaattcctgaataaaaaaggagaatatcctagaaataaataaaaaattgcaataTAGAAGGGGGTGTTAACTCATGTTTctctttgaaaaacaaatagataaGGAGACCGGCCGAAAGAAGGAGAGGAAGGGGCCGGCAGGTCAGGTCCAACACGCAAGCTATAAACTAAAGAAACCGACAAGGTATGAATGGTGGGCTGAGGTTGCAGCCCATATTGACGCAAGCACACACGTACGTCCCAAAACCAAACCGTGTTAGGGTTTTACTTTTCTTGTtcccttctctctcctctctataAATACAAAGCCTCTACTTTTCTAcctcttattttctttctctaggGTTTCTGCGCCGATCTACTGCACACAAAGTCGCCATGGGTAGAAGTAagcttctttctctcttcaatGTCCAAACCCCAATGAATTTGAGTTCTCAACTCGCGTGACGAtgattgtttcttttctttcatttaattaGAAATGAGTTTGCTCTCTAATCCATCCATACATGTAAATCTTAATATTTGTTGTATGAGAAATATGATATGAATGATTTCTTACCTTTATTCGAGTTTTCAtgctttttcaaattttattcatcGGGTTTTTGTTATAGGTtgtctataattttattttatttttatttttttgtgggtttAGAATAATTGTTagcttttttattggattatccAAAGCTTTCAGCTTTTTCAATCTATATTCATtgtaaatgatttttctttttatcttcaaaTCCTTATATTTGAAGATGGCTATGTTTAAGATTGTGGAACAATTGGAAAAAGGTTTATATTGCTGATGTCTAAGGGATGTATTGATGGATGGACGAGTCCATTTTGGTTTTTCGATGTTAACCTAGATCTTAATTTTGATACTTCCCATtgggatttttttgtttaccaTATTCTTATCTTAAAAAGGTCATTTCTGCTATTAGTACAATTGCTATTGTGTTTGAAAAGGTCGGTTTATTAAATgccatatgttttttaattgaagttggGTTCGTGTGTTGAAGActtcctttagttttttgttaGTCCTTGTTAAATATGTTAGCTGGTATGACCTTCTAATGTACCCACAAAAGCTATCTTTAGTACTTAGAAAATGTGATTTGCATCTGAATTTTGAGTGATTGAATTTCTAAAACAAGTGTTTTCTTCCATTAAGCTGTTTCTTACTCTTCTTTACTTTCTATTTGTAGGACCTGCAAGATGTTACCGTCAGATCAAAAATAAGCCATACCCAAAATCACGTTACTGCCGTGGTGTGCCTGACTCTAAGATCAGGATTTATGATGTTGGCATGAAGAGGAAGGGAGTTGATGAGTTCCCATTCTGTGTGCACTTGGTGTCCTGGGAGAAGGAGAATGTCTCCAGTGAGGCTCTTGAGGCAGCACGTATTGCTTGCAACAAATACATGGCCAAGTTTGCTGGAAAGGATGCTTTCCATTTGAGAGTCAGGGTTCATCCATTCCATGTGTTGCGAATCAACAAGATGCTTTCATGTGCTGGAGCTGATAGGCTCCAAACTGGCATGAGGGGTGCTTTCGGTAAACCACAGGGAACTTGTGCTAGAGTTGCAATTGGACAGGTTCTTCTGTCTGTTCGCTGCAAGGACAACAACAGTCACCATGCTCAGGAGGCTCTTCGCCGTGCAAAATTCAAGTTCCCTGGTCGCCAAAAGATTATTGTCAGCAGGAAGTGGTATGCAATTTCGTCCATTTGTTTTACTAACTGTCAGTATGTATctgttttctattattttttctgttaCAATCATTGTTATGCATGGAGTAGTGTACATTTTCTTTGTTCTCAGAGGCACACCTGGTGccctgattttttatttttagtgcaGCTTTACCGTACTTGAAAAATGAAAGCCTGCCCCTTGTGACAAGGCAGTTTTTTCTCCTTGTTTTGgaagttgtttattttttgtttagttagTGAGGATGCATTTACAATTAGTAAACCTAACCTTGTCTGATAACTGTGATTCTCAGGGGCTTCACCAAGTTTAATCGCAATGATTATTTGAAGTTGAAGGCCGAGAACAAGATTATGTCAGATGGTGTGAATGCCAAGGTGAGCCTTTGTTAAAAATCTGTACTTGCATCCATTTATCCTGTTTGGAACACTGGGTTAAGGGTAATCAAACTGATGATTATGTGTTTCATGCAGCTTCTTGGATGCCATGGACCCTTGGCCAACCGTCAGCCTGGAAGAGCATTCTTACCTGCTACTGCTTAGATCATATCATTCCTGGAAGGAACTTTGTTCATCTCTTAGCATCTGAGGAATTTATCCATTACTCTCTTTTACTAGTATTGCATGTTGTTGAACTGTTTAAGTTTATTCCAAACTGTACTGAGGATATCGTATGAAATTTCGTGGTATGATGGTGTTTTTGCAATAGTTGAATCAATTTTGGTACATCTTTTTTCATTCGGCCCCTGCACTGCTAAATCAAGTTGCGGAAGTCTTGTATGATTGGTGGTAGCGGTTGGCTTTCCACGAAGGGTAAAGAGCATTGCCTGAAATAGGGATGGATTCTTTTTGTGCCAGCGTGGGATCACTACCGTGCTATTCGTGTCCCGAAGCGTTGTTCATTTATCTTTTTGGCGAATGACTCGATCTCTTTCAAACGCTCAGAACAAGACTTTTCTTAAAATGTTCCCAATTCCAGTGAGGGGTTGAAAGCCAACCAATGAATATAATCCTTCAACTCTCTTGAGATTACGAAAAATATCAGATAAAAAAGTCACGCAATCCCACCTCGTCTTTCATATGCATTGAGTTCGCATGATTTTGTACGAGCCACCTTTTATTCATCGGTCTATGTTATGGATTGTGTTGTGCTGTACCTGCCCTGATCATTTCTCAGAGACTAGGCACATTTTACAAGCGAGAAACTGGGACAAAACAATGCCTCTTGCCACAAGTATTATTTCCTTtcctcattttatttaaaatacaaaatgtcATTTTACCACAcgagaaataaaactaaattaacacTATTCAAAATGCTATGTTAATAATTTGACCTTTTCCGATGGTCATTTAAGATACCCTAAGGCAGCATTCGCTTCACTGTAATGGAAGGAAGTATTATTAAAGAGAATTACCGATCAAGAAGTCTAAACCAAGCTAAGAACGTTCTAgtaattaaaattgtaaaattgaaaCCTAATGGCTTGAATATTGGAGCTTCTCCCCCTTCCTTAACAACCTTTCGGCACATTTCTTTCTAGGCTTCACAACACATCGGTCCTTAACCTCAAAGTTCACCTTTTCACAACCAGCCGGCTTGTCTTTCTTATCATGTCCCTCATCCAACGTTCCTCCAACGATTGTTCTGTTCCCTCCCTTTGGTTTTTGAGTGTTGATCATTCCTCCAAACCTCGTAGACATTAGCCCTCGTCTCTTTTTGTATCTGAATGCCCTTCTTCTCCTTCTGGGCACCGACTGAAATCGAACGAAGCTTCTTCACCCTTTCTGGTCTATTTTTCAGACCAGCAGACGCTTGTTGTCCCCTCAACACATCCTCGTAGCATTTCAGTAGGTTGTCTCCTCCTATTTGAGGTGTTAAGGTAGTGGTCATCACTTGCAAAACAGTTTTAATACCATTAATCAGgtcagttgttttttaaactgttttttactcggaaatatattaaaataatatttttaaaaatttttaaaaattatttttgatatcagcatattaaaatgatctaaatacactaaaaaatattaatttgaaataaaataattcttttacccttctatctttcaattttttagattttagtgGCCTAGTAGGTTTCATAGATGGTTTGGTGGTAATGGGTAATATGCCATTTTTATTGGTGTTTTAGAGTGTTGAAGGTCAATATTGTAAGGTTTCTATAACCGTATTGAAGAGAGTTTACTTTTGTGTGACTAAGTGGATTTTAAGAATGAGTACATGTTCTTAAAGAGTTATGGCGGTCATATTTATAGGAAAGggtattttcttgtaatttgtaTCTATAGAAAAAGGTATTTCTTGTAATCTGGATAAATTGTAAGcttgttttagggtttttgattCAAATATTCTGACTAGGTTTTTTATCTCCATTTCCATCCCTCATGTAAAGAATACTAGTGTCTGTTTCTCATAAATTTCAACAATATTCCATAGTATATCAAAGTCTTGTAAATAAGACTCCAGACTTCCCACTTGCCTCATATTCATTAGCTCTTTTAACGGTTCTTTCTAACCAACAAATCTAGCACACAATGCCTCCAGATAATAACTCTTGAGTTACTCCTTGGTTACCATTACTCATTATAAAATTTTGGTGCCAGTACAAGGCCATATCATCCAGGTAATATGATGTCAACTTCAGCTTCTCGGACATTTCTCTCTTCCACCTCAAAGTATTGATTGCAGTTATAAAACTTTCTTCAAACCCTGTAAGATCATGTCTGGCTTTGTGTAACTTATGGTGATTGTACCCGCCCTAGCATGTCCAACAAGCTTGGACACCAAAGTTGTTATCATGAAGACCTTGTTTGTCTTTGACAGTGTTGGATGGACACGTGGGATGTTGTAAGGTCTGTAAAAGAGAGGCTTACTGGTAAGCTAACCCATTAATAAGGTTCCTTAGCTCTATGAATCCAACTTCATGTGTGATGATCTGGTGCCttccaattttttattataagattCTAGCAGCTGCATCATTAGTGTGCCTGTTATTTGTTAACAGATTCAAGGGAATCCTCcggtatcttaattaatttcttggGATCGAGTGTCATGCACCATTGCTCGAGTCTGAAGAGTgggagctctgataccacttggaGCGAACTTAACTAAGATTATTCCTACTTGGAATGATTCCAAGCAACTAGGAGGATTTGATAGTTAGAAGGTAATGCGAGCAAAAAGATAGTGAAGAAGCATTCACCActgtgaaagaaagagaaagaaagaaagaaagaagaagaagaagaagaagaagaaggggagagagagagagaagggaggagAGATTCATGCAATTGCAAAATTATCCATCCATGCCTTTCATTCAGAAATGTAGACTAACAAATAGACTAACAAACTCTCAGCTAACAATTTCTAACAGTAACCACATGGCATGATAACATTGTTTCTTGTAACGAAATAAAACGGTGCATTTCCTACTCCCATTACTAACCCAAACGCTGTGTTTTCTTGGCATAGCTAACGGTCATTTTATTCAAACATCATCAACCCTATTTCCCAATTCTTCCTTTGCCTCGgaaatgtttttattcaaaCCTGTAATCTTTGGGATGATTTATAAGAAAAGGTGGATACCATCTACGAGACCCAGCCGCCAGCCGGCCACCAGAACCAGTAAACTATAGCCTGGATCCAAAAATACAGTtccttcaataataataataaaaaaatgcaaattaagCTGAGCAAGATTACACGGCACTAGATTTTAGATACTTTACGTAATTTGGCTGAGACTTTAAAAATCCGTTCACCATTTATCATTTGGTAATTGCAAGTTTTCAGAACATAGTTTTCAGATTGCATCTAAAACATGCGTATCCTCAATTGCAGCGCAAATGATTTACTTCTATCTCAAAAACAAAGACTTGGCGAGCAATCcctttttcgttttctttttatttttctccaacTCCTTACATGCAGTCCTCAAGGAACACTACAGAATGAGGATATGTATGAATTTGTCCACAGTGTGCACAACGTACATGGTACAAAACCATTTATATGCCACAAAAATCAGCGGCGAAGATGATGCTATCAAATAGAGAGAAATATGCCACACCCGAATCTTATAATTGGGTCACAACCGGTGATGAACATGCAACATcacaaaaaagctaaaaagcAAGTTGGAACATAAGCTATAAATCATCAGAATGACTCAGTACAGAAGAAATTTGCAAGTTCTGAAAACTGCAAATGCAGCTAGTAACATTCAGCTTATTTGCCAgcagaacaagaaaaaatatcaagtctTCGAGAAAAAGCAGACATCCATTTGACCACCTGCCTGACCTCAGTACCTGTGTGACAACTTCTCCTTTTCCTGATAGTTTTGCACATACCTGTGTGGATTACAAGACAATGAAGCAAGGAAAGACAGTCAACTCAAGCTAACAGCAGCTAATAGCATAGAAAGACAGCAATGAGACGGCACAAGGTCTGAACACTTGACACATGACAAAATATTCAGCTCAGAATGTGGTTATGGCATTAACATGTAGTCCAAAAAGCAGAACATTTCACTGATCTGAGTATCGTGCAACCTTTTTGGCTAAGTTATGGTGCAGTTAAGCAAATTCAGTACCCTTTGAACCATGGAATTTCTTTTCGAGTTCTCTTGCCGTCCATTCACAAATGGATATATGAAAATATGGATGAAGGGAACTATTACTTTGTCTAAAAGGTATTCACATCAAATAGcataaagaagaaggaaaacatAAAGGCACATCAGAAACCAGATTAACAAATCTGATGCATTAGAAACCAGAGGATAGAAAGGCTTAACCATGGTTAGCGTATTGCTCAATTCTGGAATACGAAGTTATCAAGTATTCCTTGATGATAAAGGGACAACTATAGATATACCGAAGTGCCTATCTCTTACTTTATATATGAGCAgcaacataacaaaaatagcaCATGGAACTATTTTACCTAAGCAGTTTGAGTGTTCCCTTGATTTATGTTGAAAGGTGAGATCTTTTCTAGGAGGAGCAGATGAAACATACAAGCAAAAAAGATTAACCTGATAGTAAAATATGCTGGGTTTTCTTATTTTCCGTTATAAATGAGActtaaattagaaaagaaaaggagaggaaaaGAGCACTGGTGAAGGATATGACCAAGCATTCCGGTACTATATCGCAGAACACAATCAAACATCAACAATTAGTGTTAGAATTGATATAAATGATGTTTGgagttttgaatttgtgcaAAGTTAAGGGGTCGTCTGgtatcatttctgtttttaaaaaacctcgtttgtttttgtacaaaaaaaatgtaaacaaaaaacaattgattatCAAATGTTTTCAAAACCAAACAAAGTGAGTGATTGTTGGGAAAATTCGAAAACGGAAGCCTCAAAGGATACCAAAGGCGCCCTAAGAAACAAAAGGGTGGAAGCAGCAGCAGgtcaataaaaacacaaaattttgATTATCAAATGTTTCTTGCCTGGCATGAAACATAAGCAAGACACGTAACctcgtttgtttttgtttcttgtaagaaaaaatgtaaaaaaataaaaaaaa
Coding sequences within it:
- the LOC133669829 gene encoding large ribosomal subunit protein uL16-like, whose amino-acid sequence is MGRRPARCYRQIKNKPYPKSRYCRGVPDSKIRIYDVGMKRKGVDEFPFCVHLVSWEKENVSSEALEAARIACNKYMAKFAGKDAFHLRVRVHPFHVLRINKMLSCAGADRLQTGMRGAFGKPQGTCARVAIGQVLLSVRCKDNNSHHAQEALRRAKFKFPGRQKIIVSRKWGFTKFNRNDYLKLKAENKIMSDGVNAKLLGCHGPLANRQPGRAFLPATA